A window of the Thiomicrospira microaerophila genome harbors these coding sequences:
- a CDS encoding peptidoglycan D,D-transpeptidase FtsI family protein, translating to MLNFSREKLMFGLILFGFGLLIAKAFYVQVVQSSFLESEANKRQIRTLEVAAPRGQILDRHGELLALSTPVASVWVDPRTLVNHPQAIEELARVLNLSQQQLTRRIQANPNRRFLYIERSILPDLAKQIEALRLPGVNIQAEFKRYYPTADIAAHILGYTNIDDIGQDGVELIYENWLKGQPGRQQIIKDLEGRVVKFVNNLADAQPGQALQLSIDKDIQFFVHRALKEVMTKHQARGASAVILDAKTGEILALVNQPGYNPNNRNQLQGEAIRNRAISELIEPGSTIKPFVVAKALDLGLIQADEVINTSPGYIRVQGHMISDAVNYGRLTIGEVIQKSSNVATANIVRRMSAEQQWRFYSDLGFSQDLGLFLPGEQLGRLRHHREWQLIDQVSSSFGYGFSTNVMQLAQAYLVFANQGNLPPVSLIKRDAPPEMKSVLSAQAVEQTLQMMETVTHQGGTGTEARIEGYRVAGKTGTVLKAGVGGYQEATYRAMFVGLVPASRPDMVMAIMVDEPSRGVYGGGSVAAPVFQEVMRHALRLRNVDPDGAL from the coding sequence ATGTTGAACTTCTCACGCGAAAAACTGATGTTTGGCCTTATCCTTTTTGGTTTTGGCCTTTTGATCGCTAAGGCTTTTTATGTTCAGGTGGTGCAATCTTCTTTTTTAGAGTCTGAAGCTAATAAACGTCAGATTAGAACGCTAGAAGTTGCGGCTCCACGTGGCCAAATTCTGGATAGACATGGCGAGTTATTGGCACTGAGTACCCCCGTTGCTTCAGTATGGGTTGACCCTAGAACACTAGTTAATCATCCGCAAGCTATTGAAGAGCTTGCAAGGGTTTTAAATCTCTCACAGCAGCAGCTGACACGTCGGATTCAGGCTAATCCAAATCGACGTTTCTTATATATCGAACGGTCTATTCTTCCTGATCTTGCCAAGCAGATAGAGGCATTACGACTGCCCGGTGTTAATATTCAGGCAGAGTTTAAACGCTATTATCCAACGGCAGATATTGCCGCCCATATTTTAGGCTATACCAATATTGATGATATAGGCCAGGACGGGGTAGAGCTGATTTATGAGAATTGGCTAAAGGGTCAGCCTGGACGACAGCAAATTATTAAAGACCTTGAGGGTCGAGTTGTGAAGTTTGTTAATAATCTTGCGGATGCTCAACCTGGTCAGGCTTTACAGTTGAGCATTGATAAAGATATTCAGTTTTTTGTTCACCGCGCATTAAAAGAGGTTATGACTAAACATCAGGCTCGTGGGGCTTCAGCCGTTATTCTTGATGCAAAAACGGGTGAAATTTTGGCTTTGGTAAACCAACCGGGCTATAACCCGAATAATCGTAATCAACTTCAAGGTGAAGCTATTAGAAATAGGGCCATTTCTGAGTTGATTGAGCCAGGCTCAACAATTAAGCCTTTTGTTGTGGCAAAAGCCTTGGATTTGGGTTTGATTCAAGCCGATGAGGTGATTAATACTTCGCCGGGTTATATTCGAGTACAGGGTCACATGATTAGTGATGCGGTGAATTATGGCCGGTTGACTATTGGTGAAGTGATACAAAAGTCGAGCAATGTGGCCACTGCAAATATCGTTCGACGCATGTCGGCTGAGCAGCAATGGCGTTTTTATTCTGATTTAGGTTTTAGCCAAGATTTGGGATTGTTTTTGCCAGGTGAGCAATTAGGCCGTTTACGTCATCATCGAGAGTGGCAGCTAATTGACCAGGTTTCCAGTTCCTTTGGTTATGGCTTTAGTACCAATGTGATGCAGTTAGCCCAAGCCTATCTGGTTTTTGCTAATCAGGGCAACTTGCCTCCCGTATCCTTAATAAAACGTGATGCACCGCCTGAAATGAAATCGGTTTTGTCGGCTCAGGCGGTTGAGCAGACCTTACAAATGATGGAGACGGTCACCCATCAAGGTGGAACAGGAACAGAGGCGCGGATTGAAGGATATCGGGTAGCGGGTAAAACCGGTACGGTATTGAAGGCAGGTGTAGGCGGATATCAAGAGGCAACCTATAGAGCTATGTTTGTCGGTTTGGTGCCTGCATCTCGGCCTGATATGGTCATGGCGATTATGGTGGATGAGCCGAGTCGGGGTGTTTATGGGGGGGGCAGTGTAGCGGCTCCCGTGTTTCAAGAAGTGATGCGTCATGCTTTACGCTTACGAAATGTGGATCCTGATGGTGCCTTGTAA
- the mraZ gene encoding division/cell wall cluster transcriptional repressor MraZ has product MPKRYRESIADACDNNLVATIDLHSPCLLIYTQDEWEVIERKLMALPNMDPNARLVQRMLLGYASEIEMDSQGRLLLPSLLREHAKLDKQALLLGQGNKFELWSQDAWDQQRPEMLTQVQTLEVSGSLSSLSL; this is encoded by the coding sequence ATGCCAAAACGTTATCGTGAGTCTATTGCCGATGCTTGTGATAATAATCTGGTTGCGACCATTGACTTGCACAGCCCTTGTTTATTGATTTACACGCAAGATGAGTGGGAAGTGATTGAACGGAAACTAATGGCTTTGCCGAATATGGATCCGAATGCCCGCTTGGTTCAACGTATGTTATTAGGCTATGCCAGTGAAATTGAAATGGATTCACAAGGAAGGTTGCTTTTGCCAAGCTTGCTAAGAGAGCACGCGAAACTTGATAAACAAGCACTGCTGCTTGGGCAGGGTAATAAGTTTGAATTGTGGAGTCAGGATGCCTGGGATCAACAGCGCCCTGAAATGTTAACTCAGGTTCAAACCCTTGAGGTATCCGGTTCCTTGTCGAGTTTGAGTTTGTGA
- the ftsL gene encoding cell division protein FtsL: MDDKKPNQRNRFNLAGLFAFLLLCILAAMIGVTILLQHHIRHLETQNFIASQQKLELDEEWGRLMLEKNHLSSPGRVESIARERLNMQQPKPEQLVVLPVKE; this comes from the coding sequence ATGGATGATAAAAAGCCCAACCAGAGGAATAGGTTCAATCTGGCTGGGCTTTTTGCGTTTTTATTGTTATGCATCCTTGCAGCCATGATTGGTGTCACGATTCTTTTACAACATCATATTCGTCATTTGGAAACGCAAAATTTTATAGCGAGTCAACAAAAGTTGGAGTTGGATGAGGAGTGGGGGCGTTTAATGTTAGAAAAAAACCATCTTAGTTCTCCGGGCCGGGTTGAGTCTATTGCACGCGAACGTCTGAATATGCAACAACCTAAGCCTGAACAGCTTGTGGTTTTGCCTGTTAAAGAGTAA
- the ftsZ gene encoding cell division protein FtsZ, translating into MSTMKFDLREAKVSRQPGMPVIKVIGLGGGGSNAVDYMVRTKVEGVDFLCANTDAQALAYSNVPVRIQIGGNGLGAGANPERGREAAEQDIDQIKEHIRDADMLFITAGMGGGTGTGAAPVVAKIAREMGILTVGVVSKPFSFERRTKVAEAGIESLAEQVDSLITIPNDKLVEVLGKDFMFAKAFDHANEILHGAVQGISEMVTCPGLINVDFEDLRTVMSERGLGMMGVGTATGEDRARKATEKAIANPLLDDIAVAGARGILVNITGGLDFSIGEYNVIGDVVNSFADEDAKVIIGTSIDESLQDEIRVTVVATGLAGSHAASAKKPEMVKPNLQAVQARQEAEREYQQEAAQKPAAMQPAESEVIRPKMAVNAGIQPVGSNSNYLDIPAFLRRQAD; encoded by the coding sequence ATGAGTACCATGAAATTTGATCTGAGAGAGGCGAAGGTTTCGCGCCAACCAGGAATGCCAGTGATCAAGGTTATTGGTTTAGGGGGCGGTGGTAGTAACGCCGTAGATTATATGGTGCGTACCAAAGTTGAGGGTGTTGACTTTTTGTGCGCAAATACCGATGCACAGGCCTTGGCCTATTCAAATGTACCGGTTCGAATTCAAATCGGTGGCAACGGTTTGGGCGCAGGTGCTAATCCTGAACGTGGTCGCGAAGCAGCTGAGCAAGATATTGATCAAATTAAAGAGCACATTCGTGATGCGGACATGTTATTTATCACTGCAGGCATGGGAGGGGGTACAGGTACTGGTGCAGCGCCCGTGGTTGCAAAAATCGCTCGTGAAATGGGTATTCTTACCGTTGGTGTTGTTAGCAAGCCATTTAGTTTTGAGCGTCGTACCAAGGTAGCCGAAGCGGGTATTGAGTCCTTGGCCGAGCAGGTTGATTCGCTGATTACCATCCCTAATGATAAGTTGGTTGAAGTGTTAGGTAAAGATTTCATGTTTGCTAAGGCTTTTGATCATGCAAATGAAATTTTGCATGGTGCGGTGCAAGGTATTTCAGAAATGGTTACCTGTCCTGGATTAATTAACGTTGACTTCGAAGATTTGCGCACGGTGATGTCTGAGCGGGGACTTGGAATGATGGGTGTTGGTACCGCAACGGGTGAAGACCGCGCGCGTAAGGCCACTGAAAAAGCGATTGCCAATCCTTTGCTTGATGACATTGCTGTGGCCGGTGCACGTGGTATTTTGGTTAACATTACTGGTGGTTTGGACTTTAGTATTGGCGAATACAATGTTATTGGGGACGTGGTGAATAGTTTTGCCGATGAGGATGCTAAGGTGATTATTGGTACCTCAATTGATGAAAGTCTTCAAGATGAAATTCGTGTTACGGTCGTCGCTACAGGCCTAGCGGGATCTCATGCGGCTTCAGCTAAAAAACCTGAGATGGTTAAGCCAAACTTGCAAGCCGTTCAAGCTCGTCAAGAAGCCGAGCGTGAGTATCAGCAAGAAGCTGCTCAAAAGCCAGCCGCGATGCAGCCAGCGGAGTCTGAGGTTATTCGTCCTAAAATGGCGGTTAATGCCGGAATCCAGCCTGTCGGTTCAAATAGTAATTATCTTGATATTCCTGCTTTCTTGCGTCGTCAAGCCGACTAA
- the rsmH gene encoding 16S rRNA (cytosine(1402)-N(4))-methyltransferase RsmH codes for MISSRATDTGHYSVLLNESLDGLNIKPDGIYIDATFGRGGHSRAILERMAGQGQLIAIDQDPEAIEYAKKHFTESNFKIVHASFAELEQIADELGVLGRVDGLLLDLGVSSPQLDEAERGFSFMRDGPLDMRMNPSQGLSAKDWLAEVDEKTLALVLKNYGEERFAFKIARAVSHDARLGLINTTRDLATLIERVSPKKEKHKHAATRSFQAIRIHINQELEVLKTVLEASVKVLSSGGRLSVISFHSLEDRIVKHFMRDQSRVKDLFPGSPVFIAGTEPVLKVVGKPCFPSEQECDENPRSRSAVLRIAERV; via the coding sequence ATGATTTCATCTCGCGCAACTGACACGGGGCACTATTCAGTTTTATTGAATGAGTCACTTGATGGGTTAAATATTAAACCCGATGGAATTTATATTGATGCGACTTTCGGCCGAGGTGGTCATAGTCGAGCGATACTTGAACGCATGGCTGGGCAAGGTCAGTTAATTGCTATAGATCAAGACCCAGAAGCGATTGAGTACGCTAAAAAACATTTCACCGAATCAAATTTTAAGATTGTTCATGCTAGCTTTGCAGAGCTTGAACAGATTGCAGATGAATTGGGTGTATTAGGTAGGGTTGATGGGCTTTTACTTGATTTGGGTGTGTCATCCCCTCAGTTAGATGAAGCGGAGCGCGGCTTTAGTTTTATGCGTGATGGTCCGCTGGATATGAGGATGAATCCGAGTCAGGGGCTGAGTGCTAAAGACTGGTTGGCCGAGGTGGATGAGAAAACACTAGCTTTAGTTTTAAAGAATTATGGTGAGGAGCGGTTTGCTTTTAAGATTGCTCGCGCAGTCAGTCATGATGCACGATTAGGGCTTATTAATACTACGCGTGATCTAGCTACATTAATTGAGCGGGTTTCGCCTAAAAAAGAAAAGCACAAGCATGCGGCAACACGCAGCTTTCAAGCGATACGTATTCATATTAACCAAGAACTGGAAGTGTTGAAAACTGTATTGGAGGCAAGTGTTAAGGTGCTTAGCTCGGGTGGACGATTGAGTGTTATAAGTTTTCACTCGTTAGAGGACAGAATTGTAAAGCACTTTATGCGAGACCAATCACGTGTAAAAGATTTGTTTCCTGGTTCGCCAGTTTTTATAGCCGGTACAGAGCCAGTGTTGAAGGTGGTGGGTAAGCCTTGTTTTCCCTCTGAGCAGGAGTGTGACGAAAACCCAAGATCTCGCAGTGCGGTGTTACGTATTGCTGAAAGAGTTTAA
- the rsmI gene encoding 16S rRNA (cytidine(1402)-2'-O)-methyltransferase, with amino-acid sequence MQTIEKGVLYIVATPIGNLADLSQRAMDVLAQVDWVAAEDTRHSGKLLQHLAINKRLISLHDYNELARAEVLLQQLKNGESGALISDAGTPLISDPGYHLVKRLRDEGVEVRPIPGASALIAALSVAGMPTDRFCFEGFLPAKSQKRLDQLRGLSDETRTLVFYESPHRLIDCLDALIQVFGDQRRIFIAREMTKQYEQFYADSLGGALDYFSLNADRVRGEFVVVLAGADSSEQALDEQAWDRLIHVLLAQSLPVKQIAQIVAEYFSVKKNQVYPRVLELKTE; translated from the coding sequence ATGCAAACGATTGAAAAAGGGGTGCTTTACATAGTAGCAACGCCAATTGGTAATTTAGCAGATCTGAGTCAAAGAGCGATGGATGTGTTAGCGCAAGTCGACTGGGTGGCTGCAGAGGATACACGCCATTCAGGCAAGCTATTGCAGCATTTAGCGATTAACAAACGTTTAATTAGCTTGCATGATTATAACGAACTGGCTCGTGCGGAGGTTTTGTTACAGCAACTTAAGAATGGCGAGTCTGGGGCGTTGATTTCGGATGCGGGTACGCCTTTGATTAGCGATCCTGGCTATCATTTGGTTAAGCGTTTGAGAGATGAAGGCGTTGAGGTTCGGCCAATCCCTGGAGCTTCAGCGCTGATTGCGGCTTTAAGTGTGGCGGGGATGCCGACCGATCGCTTCTGCTTTGAAGGGTTTCTCCCAGCAAAGTCACAAAAGCGTTTAGATCAACTGCGTGGCTTGAGTGATGAAACTCGAACCTTGGTTTTTTACGAATCGCCCCACCGTTTAATCGATTGTTTGGATGCTTTGATTCAGGTGTTTGGTGATCAGCGACGCATTTTTATTGCACGTGAAATGACGAAGCAATACGAACAGTTTTATGCTGATAGCTTAGGGGGTGCGCTTGATTATTTTTCGCTTAATGCGGATAGGGTCAGAGGCGAATTTGTGGTGGTCTTGGCCGGTGCTGACTCATCTGAGCAAGCGCTTGATGAGCAGGCTTGGGATAGGCTGATTCATGTTTTGTTAGCTCAGTCCTTGCCGGTCAAGCAGATTGCGCAGATTGTGGCTGAATATTTTTCAGTCAAAAAGAATCAGGTTTACCCTAGGGTTCTAGAGCTTAAGACGGAATAA